The nucleotide window CGATAACGAAGTCTATGTTCTGATCGCAGATCGGATCAAGCAGCCGAGGGATCTCCGCGGGGTTGTCCTTGTTGTTGCCGGCCATGATCACGGCAACGTCGTGTCCGGTCTGCCGGCCGTACTCGATGCCCATACGCAGGGCTCCTCCCACGCCCATCCTGTGGCCGGTGGATAGGACCGTTGCCCCGCCCTCTCGTGCGACCTCGACGGTGCGGTCGGTCGAGGCGTCATCGATGACCAGGATGGTGTCGACCAGCTTGCGGTCGGTACGGGCGACGACTTGGCCGATCTTGGCTTCTTCGTTGTGGGCCGGGGCCATCGCAATGATCTTTTTACCCTTGTACATCCTGTCAATCCGCCTCCTCCAAGCCATCGTCGCGCAGAACGAATCGACGGGCGCACCGTGGGCAGGACAATGATTCGTCCAGCCGCATTCCGCACCGGCACATCCAGCCTGCCGGACGCGCAGGGTTGCCCACGACGAGACGATGGTCCGGAACGTTGCGGGTAACCACGGTGCCGGCACCGACGGCGGCAAAGGAACCGATGGTGACGCCGCAGAGAATGACCGCCCCGGCTCCGATCGAGGCCCCGCGGCACACGCGGGTCGGCACTCGCCAGTTGTCGGGATGGGCGTACCGGGCGCGGGCGCCGGGCATGCGCGGACTTCGGGGGTAGAGATCGTTGGTGAACACCACGCCTGGCCCGATGAATGCGTCGTCCTCGATCGTCACGCCGTCCCAGATGAGTGCGCTGTTTTTGATGGTCACGCGATCGCCGACCACGGCGCCGCCCTCGATGAAGGCATGATCGCCGATGTTGCAGTCTCGTCCGACGACGGCGCCCTTCAGGACATGGGCGAAGGCCCAGATGCGGGTGCCCTCCCCGACGTCCGGGCTCTCACAAAGGGCCGACGGGTGAACGAATGGGCCTGCTGAAACCGATGACGCTGGCATGTTGGCTCTCGTCTGGCGAACAAAGCGATGCAAACGGTACGACGCCCTCGGGGCCGCCTGCTTGTCCCTGCTCGACCTTGCCTGAGACGCAGGCCGGCAAAGCCGCCGGCGGTGCCCGATCAGGCCACCTCGCACAATGCTTCGGGGACTTCGGCCTCGACGCGACACATG belongs to Phycisphaerae bacterium and includes:
- a CDS encoding acyltransferase, encoding MPASSVSAGPFVHPSALCESPDVGEGTRIWAFAHVLKGAVVGRDCNIGDHAFIEGGAVVGDRVTIKNSALIWDGVTIEDDAFIGPGVVFTNDLYPRSPRMPGARARYAHPDNWRVPTRVCRGASIGAGAVILCGVTIGSFAAVGAGTVVTRNVPDHRLVVGNPARPAGWMCRCGMRLDESLSCPRCARRFVLRDDGLEEAD